One region of Thermodesulfobacteriota bacterium genomic DNA includes:
- a CDS encoding ABC transporter permease: protein MKIPFSYSFRNLRTRRLTTVLTIAGMALVVFVFSAILMLAEGLQKTLVDTGSYDNAVIIRKAAGSEVQSGVERPQASIIETQPEVAIGADGKRLLVKELVVLIVLPKRGSDNPANVVIRGISESSMLLRPQVRLAEGRMPNPGSSEIIAGQSVAKRFKGGGIGETLRFGMRDWSVVGIFDAGNTGYASEIWGDVDQLMQAFRRPVYSSILFRLRDSSEFEKFKTRIESDPRLTLEALRETRYYEKQSEMMAKFLRILGITLTLIFSLGAIIGAMITMYAAVANRTDEIGTMRALGFQRRSILVTFVMESLLLGFIGGFIGLFFASFLQLFTISTMNFQTFSELAFSFSLTFGIIYKAMTFALIMGLVGGVLPAVRAARMSIVESLRAS, encoded by the coding sequence GTGAAAATACCCTTTTCATACAGTTTCCGTAATCTCCGGACACGCCGCCTTACCACCGTTCTTACCATAGCGGGCATGGCCCTTGTTGTTTTTGTATTCTCAGCGATTCTCATGCTTGCCGAGGGGCTGCAAAAGACCCTGGTGGATACCGGTTCATATGACAACGCGGTGATAATCCGCAAGGCGGCGGGATCGGAGGTGCAGAGCGGGGTGGAGCGTCCGCAGGCTTCTATAATAGAAACGCAGCCGGAGGTGGCGATAGGCGCGGACGGCAAACGTCTGCTGGTAAAGGAATTGGTTGTCCTTATCGTTCTCCCTAAACGCGGAAGTGATAATCCGGCCAATGTCGTCATAAGGGGAATTTCCGAGAGTTCAATGCTTCTCCGGCCACAGGTAAGATTGGCAGAAGGGCGCATGCCGAATCCGGGCTCTTCAGAGATAATCGCCGGACAGAGTGTAGCGAAAAGGTTTAAGGGAGGAGGCATCGGAGAGACACTCCGCTTCGGCATGAGGGACTGGAGTGTTGTGGGAATATTTGACGCCGGGAATACCGGCTACGCCTCAGAGATATGGGGAGATGTGGATCAACTCATGCAGGCCTTCCGGCGTCCTGTCTATTCTTCGATCCTGTTCAGGCTGCGTGATTCTTCGGAATTTGAAAAATTCAAAACACGCATCGAAAGCGACCCCCGGCTCACGCTCGAGGCCTTGCGTGAGACACGTTACTATGAAAAACAGTCGGAGATGATGGCAAAATTTCTCCGTATCCTCGGCATTACTCTGACGCTGATATTTTCTCTTGGCGCCATTATCGGCGCGATGATTACCATGTATGCCGCGGTTGCCAACAGAACCGATGAAATCGGCACCATGCGCGCACTCGGTTTCCAGAGACGGAGTATTCTGGTAACCTTTGTCATGGAATCACTGCTCCTCGGATTTATCGGGGGTTTTATCGGACTGTTTTTCGCCTCTTTTTTACAGCTTTTCACCATTTCTACCATGAACTTCCAGACTTTTTCTGAGCTTGCCTTTTCATTTTCGCTAACCTTCGGGATCATTTATAAGGCTATGACCTTTGCGCTGATAATGGGCCTTGTAGGCGGTGTTCTTCCAGCAGTCAGGGCAGCGAGGATGAGTATTGTGGAGTCATTGAGGGCAAGCTGA
- a CDS encoding ABC transporter permease has product MRILKLIFKNAFRHKLRTFLTVLGVTIAILAFGLLRTVISAWYAGVEASSASRLVTRNSVSLIFPLPVSYKEKIRQIEGVKVVSFGNWFGGIYIDEKNFFANYAVEPQTYLQLYPEFVIPEGQRAAFFRDRKSAVAGYKLAAKYGWKVGDMITLKGTIFPGNWDFVLRSIYKGRDETVDETAFFFHWDYLNETLKQKAPGRADQVGFYMIGVTDPNLAADVAAEIDKTFKNSIAETLTETEKSFQLGFISMSEAIVVAIQLVSFVIIIIIMAVVANTMAMTARERIGEYAVFKTLGFGSFYISALIFGESMFVTTIGAAIGIILTFPAAEIFSKKLSTFFPVFNVATETIYMDILAAFLVASVAAIFPAWRAVNIRIADGLRRIG; this is encoded by the coding sequence ATGCGCATCCTCAAGCTGATTTTTAAAAATGCATTCCGGCATAAACTCCGCACCTTTCTGACCGTCCTCGGCGTCACTATTGCCATTCTCGCGTTCGGTCTCTTGCGTACCGTGATAAGCGCCTGGTACGCGGGTGTTGAGGCCTCTTCTGCCAGCCGCCTTGTGACGAGAAATTCTGTATCGCTTATTTTTCCTCTTCCTGTTTCGTACAAGGAGAAGATTCGCCAGATCGAAGGCGTGAAGGTGGTCTCTTTCGGCAACTGGTTCGGCGGTATCTACATAGACGAAAAAAACTTCTTTGCAAATTATGCCGTAGAACCCCAGACATATCTTCAACTGTATCCTGAATTTGTTATTCCTGAGGGACAGAGGGCCGCTTTTTTCCGTGACAGGAAATCAGCCGTTGCCGGATACAAGCTGGCCGCTAAATATGGCTGGAAGGTCGGCGATATGATAACCCTTAAAGGGACTATCTTCCCCGGCAACTGGGATTTTGTTTTACGAAGTATCTACAAGGGGAGAGACGAGACAGTGGATGAGACCGCTTTTTTCTTCCACTGGGACTATCTCAACGAAACGTTGAAGCAAAAGGCCCCCGGCCGGGCGGATCAGGTAGGTTTCTACATGATCGGGGTAACCGACCCGAACCTGGCTGCCGATGTGGCTGCGGAAATCGATAAAACATTCAAGAACTCCATTGCGGAGACATTGACTGAAACAGAAAAATCATTCCAGCTCGGCTTTATCTCGATGTCCGAGGCGATAGTCGTCGCCATTCAGTTGGTCTCCTTCGTGATAATCATCATTATTATGGCGGTTGTCGCCAACACTATGGCAATGACCGCCCGGGAGAGAATCGGTGAATACGCCGTCTTCAAGACGCTCGGCTTCGGTAGTTTCTACATTTCAGCCTTGATATTCGGTGAATCCATGTTTGTCACAACGATAGGGGCTGCCATAGGTATTATACTCACTTTCCCGGCGGCAGAAATTTTCAGCAAGAAATTGAGCACATTCTTCCCTGTATTCAATGTTGCCACGGAAACCATTTATATGGATATCTTAGCGGCTTTCCTGGTGGCGTCAGTCGCGGCAATCTTTCCGGCCTGGCGTGCCGTCAATATCCGCATAGCTGACGGACTGAGGAGGATAGGGTAG
- a CDS encoding ABC transporter ATP-binding protein encodes MDDRSPIVEIRKLSKSYRRGNQIISVLNEISLDISRGEFMALMGPSGSGKTTLLNLIAGIDRPDSGTITVGGIDITALSETELARWRASSVGFIFQFYNLIPVLTAFENVELPLLLTGLSRKDRRAHVDMALRVVNLSDRMDHYPGQLSGGQQQRVAIARAVVTDPMILVADEPTGDLDRVSAEEILELMERLVHELGKTIIMVTHDPRAAKKAHVIQHLDKGVLNAHPQADF; translated from the coding sequence ATGGACGACAGATCTCCGATTGTAGAAATAAGGAAGCTTTCCAAGTCATATCGCCGCGGCAACCAGATTATCTCCGTTTTAAATGAGATATCTCTGGATATCAGCCGGGGAGAATTCATGGCCCTGATGGGGCCGTCAGGATCCGGAAAGACGACCCTGTTGAATCTGATAGCCGGGATAGACCGGCCGGACAGCGGAACGATAACGGTAGGCGGTATCGACATTACTGCCCTTTCCGAAACCGAACTTGCCCGCTGGCGCGCTTCAAGCGTCGGCTTTATATTCCAGTTTTACAACCTGATCCCTGTTCTTACCGCTTTTGAGAATGTTGAACTGCCTCTGCTCCTGACCGGACTTTCGAGAAAGGATCGGAGAGCACATGTTGATATGGCCCTGCGAGTGGTGAATCTTTCGGACAGGATGGACCACTATCCGGGGCAGCTCTCAGGCGGACAGCAACAGCGTGTTGCCATCGCACGTGCTGTCGTCACCGATCCGATGATTCTGGTCGCAGATGAGCCGACCGGCGACCTGGACCGCGTTTCAGCAGAAGAGATACTTGAATTGATGGAACGTCTCGTTCATGAACTCGGCAAGACCATTATCATGGTCACCCATGACCCCAGGGCAGCCAAGAAGGCCCATGTTATCCAGCACCTGGATAAAGGCGTTTTGAATGCGCATCCTCAAGCTGATTTTTAA